A DNA window from Methanoculleus sp. SDB contains the following coding sequences:
- a CDS encoding pyruvate dehydrogenase, with product MTKWKCSVCGYVYDEEAGEPATDTPLHTRFGDLPDDWKCPVCGSGKNVFEPVLREAVHETADTTVSDVLIAEMAAWGISLIFGLPGTSSLGLVDAVRRNHSMRYIVVRHEENAAMAASAYHKLTGNIAACLTIAGPGATNLATGLYDAKEDHASVLSINGQVKTQYTGPGGIQEIDQDAFFRPVTVYNNTIYDRKTAVLLLTKALKYASLHEGVAQLSVPNDIQKMPLSAPHSPRETCIRDFPVVPAGRGLRAAAEAINAARRPVIIAGWGAHRAADDVVRLAATLRAPIVTTFRSKGILPDNHEWLIGILGSVGSPHARKLVTDADLLITLGVGFSKFTNVPLDKKIVQVDTNPVKLGMNADCIPLWGNCVHLLPLLLPLLEPKPEEGMRERIAAMKEEWRAHPDREADENAVPIRPPYIMKVLSALIPDDAVITLDVGENQWWFGRNFRMKHQRFAMSGYLGTMGFGFPAAIAAKCAYPDKAVFCITGDGGFAMAMADFVTAVKYDLPMVVVVLSNRQLAMIRVEQMMEQYENYATDLLNPDFAAYADACGGVGIRVERPGDLGPAIERAMALNRPVIVDVFTDPDRFGSGRT from the coding sequence GTGACAAAATGGAAATGCAGTGTCTGCGGCTATGTCTACGACGAGGAGGCCGGCGAGCCGGCGACGGACACTCCCCTGCACACGCGATTCGGGGACCTGCCGGACGACTGGAAATGCCCTGTCTGCGGCTCGGGAAAGAATGTCTTCGAACCCGTCCTCCGGGAGGCGGTGCACGAAACGGCGGATACGACGGTTTCCGACGTGCTGATCGCCGAGATGGCGGCATGGGGGATCTCCCTGATCTTCGGCCTGCCCGGAACGTCGTCCCTCGGGCTTGTCGACGCCGTCCGAAGGAACCATAGCATGCGGTACATCGTGGTCCGCCATGAAGAGAACGCGGCGATGGCGGCATCCGCATACCACAAGCTCACCGGCAACATCGCCGCCTGCCTCACGATCGCGGGGCCCGGTGCGACGAACCTTGCGACCGGCCTCTATGACGCGAAGGAGGATCACGCATCGGTGCTCTCCATCAACGGGCAGGTGAAAACCCAGTACACCGGGCCGGGCGGCATCCAGGAGATCGACCAGGACGCCTTTTTCCGGCCGGTCACCGTCTACAACAACACGATCTACGATCGGAAGACGGCGGTCCTGCTGCTCACGAAGGCGCTGAAATATGCGTCCCTCCACGAAGGCGTCGCCCAGCTGTCGGTCCCGAACGACATCCAGAAAATGCCCCTCAGCGCACCCCACAGCCCGCGTGAAACATGCATCCGGGATTTCCCCGTTGTGCCCGCCGGACGCGGCCTTCGCGCTGCGGCGGAGGCGATCAATGCCGCCCGCCGTCCGGTGATCATCGCCGGATGGGGAGCGCACCGGGCGGCGGATGACGTCGTCCGCCTCGCCGCCACCCTTCGGGCGCCCATCGTCACCACGTTCCGCTCCAAGGGCATCCTCCCCGATAACCATGAATGGCTCATCGGAATCCTCGGATCGGTCGGGTCGCCCCATGCACGGAAACTGGTCACCGATGCCGATCTCTTAATCACACTGGGTGTCGGCTTTTCGAAATTCACCAATGTTCCGCTCGACAAAAAGATCGTGCAGGTCGACACGAATCCCGTCAAACTCGGTATGAACGCCGACTGCATCCCTCTGTGGGGCAACTGCGTGCACCTCCTCCCGCTCCTCCTCCCTCTCCTTGAGCCGAAGCCGGAGGAGGGCATGCGGGAGCGCATCGCCGCGATGAAAGAGGAGTGGCGGGCGCACCCCGACCGCGAGGCGGACGAAAACGCCGTCCCGATACGCCCGCCTTATATCATGAAGGTGCTCTCCGCGCTGATTCCCGATGACGCCGTCATCACGCTGGACGTGGGCGAAAACCAGTGGTGGTTCGGCCGCAATTTCCGGATGAAGCACCAGCGGTTCGCCATGTCCGGCTATCTCGGCACGATGGGGTTCGGCTTCCCTGCCGCCATCGCGGCAAAATGCGCGTATCCCGACAAAGCCGTCTTCTGTATCACCGGAGACGGCGGGTTTGCGATGGCGATGGCCGATTTCGTGACCGCCGTCAAGTACGATCTTCCCATGGTGGTCGTCGTGCTCTCGAACCGGCAGCTCGCCATGATCCGGGTGGAGCAAATGATGGAGCAGTACGAGAACTACGCGACCGATCTCCTCAATCCCGACTTCGCCGCCTATGCCGACGCGTGCGGCGGAGTCGGCATCCGGGTGGAGCGGCCCGGGGACCTCGGCCCGGCGATCGAGAGGGCGATGGCACTGAACCGTCCTGTCATCGTCGATGTTTTCACGGACCCGGACCGGTTCGGAAGCGGCAGAACGTGA